A stretch of Endozoicomonas sp. SCSIO W0465 DNA encodes these proteins:
- the xdhB gene encoding xanthine dehydrogenase subunit XdhB, with product MFPIDHYHRASSIEHACHLLAENPGSKLIAGGTDVLIRLREGKSGFGSLVDIHGLDELTRITHTPDGTLQIGSGVTFTRLINFLKNDGLLPALVEGASSIGGPQVRNMATLGGNICNGAPSGDSAAPLLVFDARVTLQSHRGTREVPVEEFYAGPGKVHIEDDELVTCFTINPESHQHTGSHFYKYAMRKAMDIATIGCAAACKLADNRIDSLRLAYTVAAPVPKRCRVLEQQVIGQPVSGKLIAEIASMVLEELSPRNSWRASKDFREHIIRTLADRVISEAIVRAGGQL from the coding sequence ATGTTCCCCATTGATCACTATCATCGAGCCAGCAGCATTGAACACGCCTGTCACCTGTTGGCTGAAAATCCCGGCAGCAAACTGATTGCCGGGGGAACCGATGTACTTATCAGACTTCGGGAAGGTAAATCCGGTTTTGGTTCTCTTGTGGATATCCATGGACTGGATGAATTGACCCGGATAACCCATACCCCGGATGGCACACTGCAGATTGGCTCCGGCGTCACGTTTACCCGGCTGATCAATTTCCTCAAAAATGACGGTCTACTGCCCGCCCTGGTGGAAGGCGCATCCTCAATTGGGGGGCCACAGGTGCGCAATATGGCGACCCTTGGCGGCAATATCTGCAACGGTGCACCCAGTGGTGACAGCGCTGCACCTCTGCTGGTGTTTGATGCCAGAGTGACCCTGCAAAGCCACAGGGGGACACGGGAGGTACCGGTTGAAGAATTTTACGCAGGTCCGGGAAAAGTTCATATTGAGGATGATGAACTGGTGACTTGCTTCACCATAAATCCTGAAAGCCATCAACACACCGGCAGTCATTTTTATAAATACGCCATGCGCAAGGCGATGGATATCGCCACTATAGGCTGTGCGGCGGCCTGCAAACTGGCAGATAACCGCATCGATAGCCTGCGCCTGGCCTACACCGTTGCCGCCCCGGTACCCAAACGTTGTCGTGTGCTTGAGCAACAGGTCATTGGTCAGCCGGTTTCCGGAAAACTGATTGCCGAGATAGCCTCTATGGTGCTTGAAGAGCTCTCACCCCGAAACTCCTGGCGGGCCAGCAAGGATTTCCGGGAACACATCATCCGTACGCTCGCTGACAGAGTGATCAGCGAAGCCATTGTTCGGGCTGGAGGCCAGCTATGA